The Myxosarcina sp. GI1 genome has a segment encoding these proteins:
- a CDS encoding DUF4926 domain-containing protein: protein MIQPELFDIVELLVDLPEYNLRAGTQGTIVESYQNNAYEVEFSDSTGETLALCTLSSQQFIVVWQAKTKTWLSVPDRVAAILNNLDNKRQEEVLDFARFLYLK from the coding sequence ATGATTCAGCCAGAATTATTCGATATTGTTGAGTTGCTAGTAGATTTACCTGAATACAATCTTCGAGCAGGAACACAGGGGACTATTGTTGAAAGTTACCAAAACAATGCTTATGAAGTCGAGTTTTCTGATTCTACAGGTGAAACTTTAGCACTTTGTACATTATCTTCTCAACAGTTTATAGTTGTTTGGCAAGCTAAAACAAAAACTTGGTTATCTGTTCCCGACAGAGTAGCCGCTATTCTCAATAATTTAGACAATAAACGTCAAGAAGAAGTTTTAGATTTTGCACGTTTTTTATATCTTAAATAG
- the phnG gene encoding phosphonate C-P lyase system protein PhnG, which yields MKSLTERQVWMTILAKSSVVNLEQQVKTLEKLPEYTVLRQPEIGLTMVRARAGGTGEAFSLGEMTITRCVIKINEVMGFAYVGGRAKRHAELAAVCDGLLQQEEWFSQVCERVIQPLQIILLEHQQKQQRQTEATKVEFLTMLRGE from the coding sequence ATGAAATCGCTAACAGAAAGACAAGTTTGGATGACTATCTTAGCTAAATCTTCTGTAGTCAACCTCGAACAACAGGTTAAGACGTTAGAAAAATTACCAGAGTATACTGTTTTGCGGCAACCAGAGATTGGTTTGACAATGGTAAGAGCTAGAGCAGGAGGTACGGGCGAAGCATTTAGCTTAGGAGAAATGACAATTACGCGCTGTGTTATAAAAATAAATGAGGTTATGGGTTTCGCTTATGTTGGAGGGAGAGCCAAACGTCATGCAGAGTTAGCTGCTGTTTGCGACGGATTATTGCAACAGGAAGAATGGTTTTCTCAGGTGTGCGAGCGCGTCATTCAACCCTTGCAAATCATATTGCTAGAACATCAACAAAAACAACAAAGACAGACAGAAGCAACCAAAGTAGAGTTTTTAACTATGTTGCGCGGAGAATAA
- the phnH gene encoding phosphonate C-P lyase system protein PhnH — translation MIVELPGFEDLTHDSQSTFRVLLNALSHPGTINKITAQLTPPWQLNIACAAASLTLLDIEILVWLQPGLNEEVKNWLLFHTGCRFTENTKLADFAVIWDVNNMPSLSQFKQGTPVYPENSTTLLITVEAIGELSLQPRKLIGAGIKEQITMPINLPEIFWQQWQQNHNSYPLGIDIYFFYQNKVLGLPRTSKVI, via the coding sequence ATGATAGTTGAACTGCCAGGTTTTGAAGATTTAACCCACGATTCCCAAAGTACATTTAGAGTATTGCTCAATGCTTTGTCTCATCCAGGAACAATAAATAAAATTACCGCTCAATTAACCCCACCTTGGCAATTAAATATAGCTTGTGCTGCTGCATCTTTAACTCTATTAGATATAGAAATCCTCGTATGGCTGCAACCAGGATTAAATGAAGAAGTTAAAAACTGGCTTTTGTTTCATACAGGTTGTCGTTTTACCGAAAATACAAAACTGGCTGATTTTGCAGTTATTTGGGATGTTAATAATATGCCCTCATTATCTCAATTCAAACAGGGAACGCCAGTCTATCCAGAGAATTCCACCACATTGTTAATAACCGTAGAAGCAATTGGCGAATTATCACTACAACCAAGAAAATTAATAGGCGCAGGTATTAAAGAACAAATTACCATGCCCATCAATTTACCAGAAATATTCTGGCAACAATGGCAACAAAACCATAATTCCTATCCTCTGGGAATAGATATTTATTTCTTCTATCAAAACAAAGTACTTGGTTTACCCCGTACCTCAAAAGTAATTTAA
- a CDS encoding DUF6883 domain-containing protein, translating into MKLKDVIDYVSIDPRKLTEYALNLDNPKGRDKALMFQRHLGFTKDNYQPLLEQIETKVLNAEASLQRTDVHGRRYQVDLQVNGVKQGQTEVVRTGWIIEPNTNVARLVTLYVRKRK; encoded by the coding sequence ATGAAGTTAAAAGATGTAATTGATTATGTATCTATAGATCCTCGTAAACTAACAGAATATGCACTCAACCTAGATAACCCTAAAGGTAGGGACAAGGCGTTAATGTTTCAACGTCATCTTGGTTTTACTAAAGACAACTATCAACCTCTGTTAGAACAAATTGAAACAAAAGTGCTTAACGCAGAAGCAAGTTTACAAAGGACTGACGTACACGGGCGAAGATATCAAGTAGATTTACAAGTAAACGGAGTCAAGCAAGGACAAACAGAAGTTGTGCGAACGGGGTGGATAATCGAACCAAATACGAATGTAGCTAGATTGGTGACGCTTTACGTGAGGAAAAGAAAATGA